One genomic segment of Streptomyces sp. TLI_146 includes these proteins:
- a CDS encoding cytochrome P450, with the protein MDRHEHARLDALQRDPYPHYARARRAEGLTFVPELDAWLVARDADVREVLRRPEAFSSANALRPDVIPGPAVLAELGSGFGGRPVVVTSDGPQHQRLRAPIVHGLSAARVAAVLPYATERATALVEAFKARGRAELMGEYAMLLPGDVIGRLIGLDAVDVPVAVRGGHRAEELLFRPLEEPEQIAAARDVVTMQQLLDTYLRARRARPRDDLCTALLTALAPGTGELTLEERHELVAHLQNFLLAGHLTTTAQIGTTVLHLLRHRTQWELLCEKPELIPAAIEEAVRYDTALQGFRRITTRPVLLSGTELPTGAAVFVAFGSANRDARRHERPDTFDITRPPSRHLSFGHGAHSCPGANLAREQLHLTIHLLTTNFPTLRLATPDTPVRMHPTLIHRSPEVLEVVW; encoded by the coding sequence GTGGACAGGCATGAGCACGCACGGCTCGACGCGCTCCAGCGCGACCCCTATCCGCACTACGCGCGCGCCCGCCGCGCCGAGGGCCTGACCTTCGTGCCCGAACTGGACGCGTGGCTGGTCGCGCGCGACGCCGACGTACGGGAAGTGCTGCGCCGCCCCGAAGCGTTCTCGTCGGCGAACGCGCTGCGCCCGGACGTGATCCCCGGCCCCGCCGTCCTCGCCGAACTCGGCAGCGGCTTCGGCGGCCGCCCGGTCGTGGTCACCTCGGACGGCCCCCAGCACCAGCGGCTGCGCGCCCCCATCGTCCACGGCCTCTCGGCCGCCCGGGTGGCCGCCGTGCTCCCGTACGCCACCGAGCGCGCCACCGCCCTCGTCGAGGCCTTCAAGGCACGGGGCCGGGCCGAGCTGATGGGGGAGTACGCGATGCTGCTCCCCGGCGATGTCATCGGGCGGCTGATCGGCCTGGACGCGGTGGACGTGCCGGTGGCGGTACGCGGCGGCCACCGGGCGGAGGAACTGCTGTTCCGGCCGCTGGAGGAGCCCGAGCAGATCGCGGCGGCGCGGGACGTGGTGACGATGCAGCAACTGCTCGACACATATCTGCGGGCGAGACGGGCCCGGCCGCGCGACGACCTCTGCACGGCCCTGCTGACGGCCCTCGCGCCGGGCACCGGCGAACTGACCCTGGAGGAGCGCCACGAGTTGGTGGCCCACCTCCAGAACTTCCTCCTGGCAGGCCATCTGACGACGACGGCGCAGATCGGCACGACGGTGCTGCACCTGCTGCGCCACCGCACGCAATGGGAACTGCTCTGCGAGAAACCGGAGTTGATCCCGGCGGCGATCGAGGAGGCTGTGCGCTACGACACGGCGCTACAGGGCTTTCGGCGCATCACGACCCGCCCGGTCCTGCTGTCCGGGACCGAACTCCCCACCGGGGCCGCCGTCTTCGTGGCCTTCGGCTCGGCCAACCGCGACGCCCGCCGCCACGAGCGTCCCGACACGTTCGACATCACCCGACCGCCGTCCCGCCACCTGTCCTTCGGCCACGGCGCCCACAGCTGCCCCGGCGCGAACCTGGCCCGAGAACAACTCCACCTGACGATCCACCTCCTCACCACAAACTTCCCGACCCTACGCCTGGCCACCCCGGACACACCGGTACGGATGCACCCGACGCTGATCCATCGGTCGCCGGAGGTGTTGGAAGTGGTGTGGTGA
- a CDS encoding cobalt-precorrin-6A reductase, whose translation MPAPHALILGGTAEARTLATALTETGIRVTTSLAGRVAQPRPLPGELRTGGFGGAEGLARWIREHHVTALLDATHPFAHRISENAADAARNTGTELIALRRPGWTPAPGDIWHSVHTLTEAAALLPTLGRRVFLTTGRLGLQAFVPEDPVDPLHALWFLIRSVEAPDPPTPRHCEVVLDRGPFTLDGERGLLREHRIDVLVTKDSGGPATAAKLTAARELGLPVVVVRRPDPPAGVRTAPDVQTVLALLSPAAADTYP comes from the coding sequence ATGCCCGCCCCCCACGCCCTGATCCTCGGCGGCACAGCCGAAGCCCGAACCCTGGCGACCGCCCTCACCGAAACCGGCATCCGTGTCACCACATCCCTCGCGGGCCGCGTCGCACAGCCCAGACCGCTCCCGGGCGAGCTGAGAACCGGAGGGTTCGGCGGAGCCGAAGGCCTGGCGCGCTGGATACGGGAGCACCACGTCACCGCACTCCTCGACGCCACCCACCCCTTCGCCCACCGCATCAGCGAGAACGCGGCCGACGCAGCCCGAAACACCGGCACCGAGCTCATCGCGTTGCGCCGCCCCGGCTGGACCCCCGCCCCCGGCGACATCTGGCACAGCGTGCACACCCTGACCGAGGCCGCTGCCCTCCTGCCCACCCTCGGCCGCCGGGTGTTCCTCACCACCGGCCGCCTGGGCCTCCAGGCCTTCGTCCCCGAGGACCCGGTGGATCCCCTCCACGCCCTCTGGTTCCTCATCCGCTCCGTGGAGGCCCCGGACCCGCCGACCCCGCGCCACTGCGAAGTCGTCCTCGACCGGGGCCCGTTCACCCTGGACGGGGAGCGGGGGCTCCTGCGGGAGCACCGCATCGACGTCCTCGTCACCAAGGACAGCGGCGGCCCCGCGACCGCCGCCAAGCTCACCGCCGCCCGCGAGCTCGGGCTGCCGGTCGTGGTGGTGCGGCGGCCCGACCCGCCCGCCGGGGTGCGGACCGCCCCCGACGTACAGACCGTGCTCGCGCTGCTCAGCCCCGCCGCAGCAGATACGTATCCATGA
- a CDS encoding SIS domain-containing protein, translating to MSHVENELSSQPECWKRAAELAVHHKDALPAPGERVAIVGCGTSLFMAQAAAALREGAGQGETDAFAASEYPAGRSYDRVVALTRSGTTTEVLELLAQVRGGARTTAITADPETPVMRAADDVVVMEFADEESVVQTRFATTALTLLRVHLGLHPEQAVADARTALAEPLPEGLVGRAQFTFLGRGWTVGLAQEAALKMREASLSWTEAYPAMEYRHGPISISTENTATWMFGEAPDGLAEQVRATGAQWVAGGLDPLAELVRAQRLAVAVAAARGLDPDRPRHLTRSVILDSQS from the coding sequence ATGAGCCATGTCGAGAACGAACTCAGCAGCCAGCCCGAGTGCTGGAAGCGCGCCGCCGAGCTGGCGGTGCACCACAAGGACGCCCTTCCCGCGCCGGGCGAGCGGGTCGCGATCGTCGGCTGCGGCACCTCGCTGTTCATGGCCCAGGCTGCCGCCGCGCTGCGCGAGGGCGCGGGCCAGGGCGAGACCGACGCGTTCGCCGCGTCCGAGTACCCGGCCGGCCGCTCCTACGACCGGGTGGTCGCCCTCACCCGTTCCGGCACCACCACCGAGGTCCTCGAACTCCTCGCCCAGGTGCGCGGCGGCGCCCGCACCACCGCGATCACCGCCGACCCGGAGACCCCGGTGATGCGGGCCGCCGACGACGTGGTGGTCATGGAGTTCGCCGACGAGGAGTCGGTGGTCCAGACCCGCTTCGCCACCACGGCGCTCACCCTGCTCCGCGTCCACCTCGGTCTGCACCCCGAGCAGGCCGTCGCCGACGCGCGTACCGCGCTGGCCGAGCCGCTGCCCGAAGGGCTCGTCGGGCGCGCCCAGTTCACGTTCCTGGGCCGCGGCTGGACGGTCGGGCTCGCCCAGGAGGCCGCGCTGAAGATGCGCGAGGCGTCGCTGTCCTGGACCGAGGCGTACCCGGCCATGGAGTACCGCCACGGCCCGATCAGCATCTCCACCGAGAACACCGCCACCTGGATGTTCGGCGAGGCCCCCGACGGGCTCGCCGAGCAGGTGCGCGCCACCGGGGCCCAGTGGGTGGCCGGAGGCCTCGACCCGCTGGCCGAGCTGGTACGGGCGCAGCGCCTCGCCGTCGCCGTCGCGGCCGCCCGGGGCCTGGACCCGGACCGCCCGCGCCACCTCACCCGCTCGGTGATCCTCGACAGCCAGTCATAG
- a CDS encoding TetR/AcrR family transcriptional regulator: protein MSTQAATAAARRSKISPERELELYEAVLDLLREGGYDAVTMEGVAARTKCGKATLYRQWKSKSVLVTAALGASRCSFFTGIDTGTLAGDLREAARAASRAKGRDTELMEAVGQAYVMHPDLREMLRETMLNPEIAALDAMLRRGVERGEVDADNRAVDFVAPAFMGVLRVEPLFEDRFAGRDALPEFLEAVILPALGLS, encoded by the coding sequence ATGTCGACGCAGGCCGCGACGGCCGCCGCACGCCGCAGCAAGATCAGCCCCGAGCGGGAGCTTGAGCTGTACGAGGCGGTGCTCGACCTGCTGCGCGAGGGCGGCTACGACGCCGTGACCATGGAGGGTGTCGCCGCGCGCACCAAGTGCGGCAAGGCCACGCTCTACCGCCAGTGGAAGTCCAAGTCGGTCCTGGTCACGGCGGCGCTCGGGGCGAGCCGCTGCTCGTTCTTCACCGGGATCGACACCGGCACGCTCGCGGGCGACCTGCGCGAGGCGGCGCGGGCGGCCTCCCGCGCCAAGGGCCGCGACACCGAGCTGATGGAGGCCGTCGGCCAGGCCTATGTGATGCACCCCGACCTGCGCGAAATGCTGCGCGAGACCATGCTGAACCCGGAGATCGCCGCGCTCGACGCGATGCTGCGGCGCGGGGTGGAGCGCGGTGAGGTGGACGCGGACAACCGGGCCGTCGACTTCGTCGCCCCGGCCTTCATGGGCGTCCTGCGCGTCGAGCCGCTCTTCGAGGACCGCTTCGCCGGGAGGGACGCCCTGCCGGAGTTCCTGGAAGCGGTGATCCTTCCGGCGCTGGGCCTCAGCTGA
- a CDS encoding ketose-bisphosphate aldolase, which translates to MPLAQTATLVTDAAAKRSAVAAFNIITLEHAEAVIAGAEAAHSPVVLQISENAVKFRYGRVLPLARAAVAAAEAAAVPVALHLDHVQRDDLLRQAADAGFSSVMYDGGQLPYEQNLAATRAAADWAHTQGLWIEAELGEVGGKNGQPPLDAHAPGARTDPEEARAFVAESGVDALAVAIGNTHAMTTRTAALDHGLLARLDAALHVPLVLHGSSGVPDGELTAAVAGGMAKINIGTALNIAMTDAIRAYLAAHPEAVDARSYLTVGRQAMVQAVTRLIGVLSTGA; encoded by the coding sequence ATGCCACTCGCCCAGACCGCCACCCTGGTGACCGACGCCGCGGCCAAGCGCAGCGCCGTCGCCGCCTTCAACATCATCACGCTGGAGCACGCCGAGGCCGTCATCGCGGGCGCCGAGGCCGCGCACTCGCCGGTCGTCCTGCAGATCAGCGAGAACGCGGTGAAGTTCCGCTACGGCCGGGTGCTGCCGCTCGCCCGGGCAGCCGTCGCCGCTGCCGAGGCCGCCGCCGTACCGGTGGCGCTCCACCTCGACCACGTCCAGCGCGACGACCTGCTGCGGCAGGCGGCCGACGCCGGGTTCAGCTCGGTGATGTACGACGGCGGCCAGCTGCCGTACGAGCAGAACCTCGCCGCGACGCGGGCCGCCGCTGATTGGGCGCACACCCAAGGCCTGTGGATCGAGGCCGAGTTGGGAGAGGTCGGCGGCAAGAACGGGCAGCCGCCGCTGGACGCGCACGCGCCCGGCGCCCGGACCGACCCAGAGGAGGCGCGCGCCTTCGTCGCCGAATCGGGGGTCGACGCGCTCGCCGTCGCCATCGGCAACACCCACGCCATGACCACCCGCACGGCCGCCCTCGACCACGGACTGCTCGCCCGCCTCGACGCGGCGCTGCACGTCCCGCTGGTGCTGCACGGCTCCTCCGGCGTCCCCGACGGCGAGCTGACGGCGGCGGTCGCGGGCGGCATGGCCAAGATCAACATCGGTACGGCGCTGAACATCGCCATGACCGACGCGATCCGCGCGTATCTCGCGGCCCACCCGGAGGCGGTGGACGCCCGCAGCTATCTGACGGTCGGGCGCCAGGCGATGGTGCAGGCGGTCACCCGTCTGATCGGGGTGCTGAGCACCGGAGCCTGA
- a CDS encoding DMT family transporter encodes MNESAVLAILLSLASAAGYALAAVAQSRLASANGGGGLAALLARPQWWWAVGLNAAGALMHVAALHYGPLTLVQPLGALTLVAALPIGAYYQRRRVTRREWRGAAWTLAGLTGLIALTGPATPGDALSLREGLAVAAATALLIAVASRAGSGSGRVGLGHATASGVASGVASALTQTVTASLARELPGGPMAWWQTTLLAVLVAAFAVGGLLLSQSAFRGGLAAPLAVVNLANPAAAAVIGVALLGERFHGGPLGWLTAAAAAAVAARGVIMLTGAEPVQVPAPRAPEPVHVPV; translated from the coding sequence ATGAACGAGTCCGCGGTCCTCGCCATCCTGCTCTCGCTCGCCTCGGCCGCCGGGTACGCCCTCGCCGCCGTCGCCCAGTCCCGGCTGGCCTCCGCGAACGGGGGCGGTGGACTCGCCGCCCTGCTCGCCCGGCCGCAGTGGTGGTGGGCCGTCGGGCTGAACGCGGCGGGCGCGCTGATGCACGTCGCGGCCCTCCACTACGGCCCGCTCACCCTGGTCCAGCCGCTGGGTGCGCTCACCCTGGTCGCGGCGCTGCCGATCGGCGCGTACTACCAGCGGCGCCGGGTCACCCGGCGCGAGTGGCGCGGCGCCGCCTGGACGCTCGCGGGGCTGACCGGGCTGATCGCGCTGACCGGGCCCGCGACGCCCGGCGACGCGCTGAGCCTGCGCGAGGGACTCGCCGTGGCGGCGGCCACCGCGCTCCTGATCGCGGTGGCCTCCCGCGCCGGATCCGGCTCTGGCCGCGTCGGCCTCGGTCACGCCACCGCCTCCGGCGTCGCCTCGGGCGTGGCCTCCGCGCTCACCCAGACGGTCACCGCCTCGCTCGCCCGCGAACTGCCGGGCGGGCCGATGGCCTGGTGGCAGACGACCCTGCTCGCCGTCCTTGTGGCGGCGTTCGCGGTGGGCGGGCTGCTGCTCTCGCAGTCCGCGTTCCGGGGCGGGTTGGCCGCGCCGCTCGCCGTGGTGAACCTCGCCAACCCGGCGGCGGCCGCCGTGATCGGCGTGGCGCTGCTCGGCGAGCGGTTCCACGGCGGACCGCTCGGCTGGCTCACCGCGGCGGCCGCGGCGGCGGTCGCCGCACGCGGTGTGATCATGCTGACCGGCGCGGAGCCGGTGCAGGTCCCGGCCCCGCGCGCGCCGGAACCGGTCCACGTGCCCGTCTGA
- the cobF gene encoding precorrin-6A synthase (deacetylating): MRKIYVIGIGAGDPDHLTLQAVKALNKADAFFIMEKGEEKSDLTGLRRDILDTHVTGRPYRLVEARDPERDRKTSDYSPAVDDWRRRRADLYERFIVDDLAEDECGAFLVWGDPALYDSTLGILEEILERGAVEFAYEVVPGISSVSALLAKHRTGLNRVARPVQITTGRRLAEGWPEGVDDVVVMLDARQAFTRHLDQDLYIYWGAYVGTPDEILVQGRLSEVSDRIEELRARARERKGWIMDTYLLRRG; this comes from the coding sequence GTGAGAAAGATCTATGTGATCGGCATCGGGGCGGGCGACCCCGACCATCTGACGCTCCAGGCCGTCAAGGCGCTGAACAAGGCGGATGCCTTCTTCATCATGGAGAAGGGCGAGGAGAAGTCCGATCTGACCGGGCTGCGCAGGGACATCCTCGACACGCATGTGACCGGCCGGCCGTACCGGCTCGTCGAGGCGCGGGACCCTGAGCGGGACCGCAAGACATCGGACTACTCGCCCGCCGTCGACGACTGGCGGCGCCGCCGGGCCGACCTCTACGAGCGCTTCATCGTGGACGATCTGGCCGAGGACGAGTGCGGGGCGTTCCTGGTGTGGGGCGATCCCGCGCTGTACGACTCCACGCTCGGCATCCTGGAGGAGATCCTGGAGCGGGGCGCGGTGGAGTTCGCCTACGAGGTGGTGCCGGGCATCAGCAGCGTCTCGGCGCTCCTCGCCAAGCACCGGACGGGGCTGAATAGAGTGGCCCGGCCCGTGCAGATCACCACCGGGCGGCGGCTCGCGGAGGGCTGGCCGGAGGGGGTCGACGACGTGGTGGTGATGCTGGACGCGCGCCAGGCCTTCACCCGTCACCTCGACCAGGACCTGTACATCTACTGGGGTGCGTACGTCGGCACGCCGGACGAGATCCTGGTGCAGGGGCGGCTGTCCGAGGTCTCCGACCGCATCGAGGAGCTGCGGGCGCGGGCGCGGGAGCGCAAGGGGTGGATCATGGATACGTATCTGCTGCGGCGGGGCTGA
- a CDS encoding phosphatase PAP2 family protein, translating to MAAGIRPGTRRPTGPETTGTSRPPLVRELLLVTALFVVYKFGRQLANGHETRAFHNADRVWDWERALHLPGEGAVQRLLLHNETLIQVANTFYAAVHFPATIAFLVWLYVKRPAHYLWSRRVLALVTTAALALHILLPLAPPRMLASAGLVDTAQVYGPSVYSAKPDTDTMANQFAAMPSLHFGWALMVAIGLVAATRGRWRWLWLLHPALTLLVIVGTANHYWLDALVAAALLGAALYLVPRPKPVRSGRTVAVHVRRSPAPRPAVAPEPARAPESALTTGRTGVSRTADADRLAEALR from the coding sequence ATGGCTGCCGGTATACGTCCAGGGACCCGGCGTCCCACCGGACCGGAGACGACCGGTACCTCCCGGCCGCCCCTGGTGCGCGAGCTGCTGCTCGTGACCGCGCTCTTCGTCGTGTACAAGTTCGGCCGGCAGCTGGCGAACGGCCACGAGACGCGCGCCTTCCACAACGCCGACCGCGTCTGGGACTGGGAGCGCGCGCTCCATCTGCCCGGCGAGGGCGCGGTGCAGCGGCTCCTGCTCCACAACGAGACCTTGATCCAGGTCGCCAACACCTTCTACGCGGCCGTCCACTTCCCCGCGACAATCGCCTTCCTGGTCTGGCTGTACGTGAAGCGGCCCGCCCACTACCTCTGGTCCCGCCGGGTCCTGGCGCTGGTGACCACGGCCGCGCTCGCGCTGCACATCCTGCTGCCGCTGGCGCCGCCCCGGATGCTGGCGTCGGCCGGGCTCGTGGACACCGCGCAGGTGTACGGGCCGTCGGTGTACTCGGCGAAGCCGGACACGGACACCATGGCCAACCAGTTCGCGGCGATGCCGTCGCTGCACTTCGGGTGGGCGCTGATGGTGGCGATCGGCCTCGTCGCGGCGACCCGCGGCCGGTGGCGCTGGCTGTGGCTGCTGCACCCGGCACTCACCCTGCTGGTGATCGTCGGCACCGCCAACCACTACTGGCTGGACGCGCTCGTCGCGGCCGCGCTCCTCGGCGCGGCCCTGTACCTGGTGCCGCGTCCGAAGCCGGTACGCAGCGGTCGCACCGTCGCCGTCCACGTGCGCCGGAGCCCCGCGCCCCGGCCCGCCGTGGCCCCTGAACCCGCCCGTGCCCCGGAATCTGCCCTGACCACCGGGCGCACGGGCGTCTCCCGTACCGCCGACGCCGACCGGCTCGCGGAGGCGCTGCGATGA
- a CDS encoding TIM-barrel domain-containing protein — protein MRNLRHRRGRVAAAVLAAAALTLTALTVPAASAADAAPPSGTLDGTSKSVTWQSPVYPKGTVGSPDKCGTPADDPSNAVCARFDLTVNPPAGEWDDNPEGGVPVSIQWERPTDDFDLYIYDSAGKKVAESAGTADPEATVIPKASGTYHVVVVPYDVHDNSFTGKAYLPEASDAGNLTGFTGGHGTYEIAAGPLKARAEFFEDDTLRLQASPDGVLADPPGSRMIQHQPKPRRATTSFDAGAYYGIRAKDTVLRVYKKPLRFGLYKADNRTAIWQEADPLRWTTGGLRQSLTRGAAEQFFGGGEQNGSFSHRDQVMNVGNNTNWNEGGYNNSQPFYVSSAGYGVFRNTFAPGVYDFGPHVRTGQQERRLDAYYFTGDVKSVIGKYTSLVGKPFMPPVYGLEPGDSDCYLHNANRGERHTLDALKVADGYTQNQMPLGWMLVNDGYGCGYENLAETGQGLQAHHAQLGLWTQDGLDKLADQVKAGQRVAKLDVAWVGNGYGFALNACDQAKAGIEDNSDARGFVWLPVSWAGAQRCGVLWSGDQKLSWDYIRWQIPTYAGATLSGIAYNTGDVGSIFAHDPKMYARDLQWKAFLPAIMTMDGWSSDLTTHKPHDQQPWLDGEPYTSINRKYLQLKERLIPYMYGLSKDATKTGVGAVRPLSLEYPDDPNTLGPNAKYEFLAGPDFLVAPVYSDTEVRDGIYLPKGTWTDYWTGKTYQGPTTINGYKAPLDTLPLFVKGGSIVPMWPKGTLSWQTRDKGELDYDIYPQAGRSAYTLYEDDGVTRQFAQGLSATQRVQVLSAGRGSVIEVGPSVGSYTGKPAARAYRFTVHAKSAPAAVAVGGDRLHRYGSAQELAAAGSGWFHDATTGVTEVKTASVPTAHGFTVTLG, from the coding sequence TTGCGGAACCTTCGACACCGCCGGGGGAGAGTGGCCGCCGCCGTGCTCGCGGCGGCCGCCCTCACCCTCACCGCGCTCACGGTCCCGGCCGCCTCGGCGGCCGACGCCGCCCCGCCCTCCGGCACCCTCGACGGCACCTCCAAGAGCGTCACCTGGCAGAGCCCGGTCTACCCCAAGGGCACGGTCGGCTCGCCCGACAAGTGCGGCACCCCGGCCGATGACCCCTCCAACGCGGTCTGCGCCCGCTTCGACCTGACGGTGAACCCGCCGGCGGGCGAGTGGGACGACAACCCCGAGGGTGGCGTCCCTGTCTCCATCCAGTGGGAGAGGCCCACCGACGACTTCGACCTCTACATCTACGACTCGGCGGGCAAGAAGGTCGCCGAGAGCGCCGGGACCGCCGACCCCGAGGCGACGGTCATCCCCAAGGCGTCGGGCACGTACCACGTGGTCGTCGTCCCCTACGACGTGCACGACAACTCCTTCACGGGCAAGGCCTATCTGCCCGAGGCGAGCGACGCCGGGAACCTCACCGGCTTCACCGGCGGACACGGTACGTACGAGATCGCGGCGGGCCCGCTGAAGGCCCGCGCCGAGTTCTTCGAGGACGACACCCTGCGGCTGCAGGCCTCGCCCGACGGCGTCCTCGCGGACCCGCCGGGCAGCCGCATGATCCAGCACCAGCCGAAGCCGCGGCGGGCGACCACGTCCTTCGACGCGGGTGCCTACTACGGGATCCGCGCCAAGGACACCGTCCTGCGCGTCTACAAGAAGCCCCTGCGGTTCGGGCTCTACAAGGCCGACAACCGCACCGCGATCTGGCAGGAGGCCGACCCGCTCCGCTGGACCACCGGCGGGCTGCGGCAGAGCCTGACGCGCGGCGCCGCCGAGCAGTTCTTCGGCGGTGGCGAGCAGAACGGCAGCTTCTCGCACCGCGACCAGGTGATGAACGTCGGCAACAACACCAACTGGAACGAGGGCGGCTACAACAACTCCCAGCCGTTCTACGTCTCCTCGGCCGGCTACGGCGTCTTCCGCAACACCTTCGCCCCGGGCGTCTACGACTTCGGCCCCCACGTCCGCACCGGCCAGCAGGAACGGCGCCTGGACGCCTACTACTTCACCGGTGACGTGAAGTCCGTGATCGGCAAGTACACCTCGCTGGTCGGCAAGCCGTTCATGCCGCCTGTGTACGGGCTCGAACCAGGCGACTCCGACTGCTATCTGCACAACGCCAACCGGGGTGAGCGGCACACCCTGGACGCGCTGAAGGTCGCCGACGGATACACGCAGAACCAGATGCCGCTCGGCTGGATGCTCGTCAACGACGGCTACGGCTGCGGCTACGAGAACCTCGCCGAGACCGGCCAGGGCCTCCAGGCGCACCACGCCCAGCTGGGCCTGTGGACCCAGGACGGCCTCGACAAGCTCGCCGACCAGGTCAAGGCGGGCCAGCGGGTCGCCAAGCTCGACGTGGCCTGGGTCGGCAACGGCTACGGCTTCGCCCTCAACGCCTGCGACCAGGCGAAGGCCGGCATCGAGGACAACAGCGACGCCCGCGGCTTCGTCTGGCTGCCGGTCTCCTGGGCGGGCGCCCAGCGCTGCGGCGTCCTGTGGAGCGGCGACCAGAAGCTGAGCTGGGACTACATCCGCTGGCAGATCCCCACCTACGCGGGCGCCACGCTCTCCGGCATCGCCTACAACACCGGTGACGTGGGCAGCATCTTCGCCCACGACCCGAAGATGTACGCCCGCGACCTCCAGTGGAAGGCGTTCCTGCCCGCCATCATGACCATGGACGGCTGGTCGAGCGACCTCACCACGCACAAGCCGCACGACCAGCAGCCTTGGCTGGACGGCGAGCCGTACACGTCCATCAACCGCAAGTACCTCCAGCTGAAGGAGCGGCTCATCCCGTACATGTACGGGCTCTCCAAGGACGCCACGAAGACCGGCGTCGGCGCGGTCCGCCCGCTGTCCCTGGAGTACCCGGACGACCCGAATACGCTGGGCCCGAACGCCAAGTACGAGTTCCTGGCGGGTCCGGACTTCCTGGTCGCCCCGGTCTACAGCGACACCGAGGTGCGCGACGGCATCTATCTGCCCAAGGGCACCTGGACCGACTACTGGACCGGGAAGACCTACCAGGGCCCGACCACCATCAACGGCTACAAGGCGCCGCTCGACACGCTTCCCCTGTTCGTGAAGGGCGGCTCGATCGTCCCGATGTGGCCCAAGGGCACGCTGTCCTGGCAGACCCGGGACAAGGGCGAACTCGACTACGACATCTACCCGCAGGCGGGCAGGTCCGCGTACACGCTGTACGAGGACGACGGCGTGACCCGGCAGTTCGCCCAGGGCTTGTCGGCCACCCAGCGGGTCCAGGTGCTCTCGGCGGGCCGCGGCTCGGTCATCGAGGTCGGCCCCAGCGTGGGCAGTTACACGGGCAAGCCCGCCGCTCGCGCGTACCGCTTCACGGTGCACGCGAAGTCCGCGCCCGCGGCCGTCGCCGTGGGCGGCGACCGGCTGCACCGCTACGGCTCCGCGCAGGAGCTGGCGGCGGCCGGGTCGGGCTGGTTCCACGACGCCACGACCGGTGTGACGGAGGTCAAGACCGCCTCGGTCCCGACCGCGCACGGCTTCACGGTCACGCTCGGCTGA
- a CDS encoding DeoR/GlpR family DNA-binding transcription regulator — MSRDARWQALLELLVEQGRLDVEEAATALGVSAATIRRDFDQLAEQQMLVRTRGGAVVHGVSYELPLRYKTARQASEKQRIAKAVADLIAPGEAVGLTGGTTTTEVARALAVRPELASGSPALTIVTNALNIANELAVRPQFKIVVTGGVARPQSYELTGPLAGGVLNQITMDVAVLGVGAFDVTHGASAHDEDEAGINRLLCERAERVIVAADSTKLGKRTFARICATDQVGTLVTDAGVSEETAARFTDAGVTVLAV; from the coding sequence ATGTCGCGCGACGCCCGCTGGCAGGCGCTGCTCGAACTGCTCGTGGAGCAGGGCCGCCTCGACGTCGAGGAGGCGGCGACGGCGCTCGGCGTGTCCGCCGCGACCATCCGCCGCGACTTCGACCAGCTCGCCGAGCAGCAGATGCTGGTCCGCACCCGAGGCGGCGCGGTCGTGCACGGGGTGTCGTACGAGCTGCCGCTGCGCTACAAGACGGCCCGGCAGGCGTCGGAGAAGCAGCGCATCGCGAAGGCCGTGGCGGATCTGATCGCACCCGGCGAGGCGGTGGGGCTCACCGGCGGCACCACGACCACGGAGGTGGCGCGGGCGCTCGCCGTACGGCCCGAACTCGCCTCCGGATCACCGGCGTTGACGATCGTGACCAACGCGCTGAACATCGCCAACGAGCTGGCCGTGCGGCCCCAGTTCAAGATCGTGGTGACCGGCGGGGTCGCCCGGCCCCAGTCCTACGAGCTCACCGGGCCGCTGGCCGGGGGCGTGCTCAACCAGATCACCATGGACGTGGCGGTGCTCGGCGTCGGCGCCTTCGACGTCACGCACGGCGCGTCGGCGCACGACGAGGACGAGGCCGGGATCAACCGGCTGCTGTGCGAGCGGGCCGAGCGGGTCATCGTCGCGGCCGACTCCACCAAGCTGGGCAAGCGGACGTTCGCGCGGATCTGCGCGACGGATCAGGTGGGCACGCTGGTGACGGACGCGGGGGTGTCCGAGGAGACGGCAGCCCGGTTCACCGACGCGGGCGTCACGGTACTGGCGGTCTGA